The genomic window GGGCGGTATGAAGGCCATGCACGAGCAGGCCATCGGGCTGGACTACGTTCATCACGTCAACCAGCCCCACTGGTTTGAACTGGCGGAGCCCGGCGAAGACGAAGCCAGCTTTGGCCTGCGTATTGCCCGGGAACTGGAGTCCAGGATCGATGAACTGGGTGAACACCGGGTGGCGGCGTTTATCGCCGAACCGGTGCAGGGCGCCGGCGGCGTCATCGTGCCACCGGACAGCTACTGGCCGGAACTCCAGCGCATCTGCGATGAACGGGACATCCTCCTCATTGCCGACGAAGTGATCTGCGGCTTTGGGCGCACGGGCCAGTGGTGGGGGAGCCAGACCTACAACATCAAACCGGATCTTATTACCTTCGCCAAGGCCGTCACCAACGGCTACATGCCCCTGGGCGGTGTGCTGGTATCCGACAAGGTCGCCGACGTGCTGATGGCGAAGGGCGGCGAATTTGCCCACGGCCTGACCTACTCGGGACACCCGGCATCCTGCGCCGCGGGACTTGCCACGCTGGACATACTCCACGAGGAGAACATCGTAGGCCACGCAGCGGAGCATCTCGCACCCTACTTTCAGAACAGTCTGGAGGGACTGAGAGATCACCCCATCGTCGGCCAGATCCGGGGCCGAGGCTGTTTCGCGGCCATCGAGCTGGTGGCCGACAAAGAGACCCGTGAACGTCTGGCACCCGATTCCGCCGGCGCGGTTTTCTGTCG from Congregibacter litoralis KT71 includes these protein-coding regions:
- a CDS encoding aminotransferase; this translates as MNSSADTASLKALDRAHHLHPFTDFHDYAKGNGRIFSRAEGVFIYDSDGNRMLDGMSGLWCCNLGYSQDRIKQAVFDQMQQLPYYNNFFNCSNQPAVELAAALTKIAPPGFDHVFFTNSGSEANDTNIRMVHRYYDLLDKPEKKLIISRKNAYHGSTIAAASLGGMKAMHEQAIGLDYVHHVNQPHWFELAEPGEDEASFGLRIARELESRIDELGEHRVAAFIAEPVQGAGGVIVPPDSYWPELQRICDERDILLIADEVICGFGRTGQWWGSQTYNIKPDLITFAKAVTNGYMPLGGVLVSDKVADVLMAKGGEFAHGLTYSGHPASCAAGLATLDILHEENIVGHAAEHLAPYFQNSLEGLRDHPIVGQIRGRGCFAAIELVADKETRERLAPDSAGAVFCRDTANNLGLMVRQTGDAMIMSPPLICEDEHIDYLVEKLTAALDATAEHYKISG